In the genome of Abyssalbus ytuae, the window AGGACCTGTTAATTCCGGTGAAAGTACTTCTTCATCTCCCGTAGCAACAAATTATAAACAACCCGTAATGGCTACAGGAAATCAATTTCAGTTTATAAAATTAAATGCAAATTTAAAGCCCGTAAAAGAGAAAATATTTTTTAAATCTACTTTGTTTTATAGTTTACTCTTTGGTCCGCTACTTTTAATTCCGCTATTTATTATCGTTGGTAAAAAGAAAAAAGCTATTCAAAGTGATGTTGAAGGAAACAGAATACGTAAAGCCAATAAACTTGCTAAAAAATATTTATCCGAAGCAAAAAGGGCTATAGGCAAAAAAGAAGCTTTCTACGAAGCAATGGAAAGAGCATTGCACAACTACCTTAAAGCCAAATTAAAAATCGAAACCTCAGATTTAAGTAAAGATAAAATAAGCGAGTTGCTAACTTCCAGAAATGTTAATGATGAAACAGTAAACAATTTTATTTCATTGTTGAACAGTTGTGAACTGGCCAGATACACCCCTACAACAGAAGTTACCATTCAGCAGGATTATGAAAAAGCAGCCAATGTTATTTCACAAATTGATAAGCAAATAAAAATATAAAATGAGAAGTATAATTGTTGCCATATCGTTCTTCTTATCATTCTTTACAGTATCATCTCAACAAACCGACAATTTGTTTGAGAGTGCTAACCAGTTATATAACGATGGTAAATACCAGGAGGCCATAAACAATTATCTCAAAATAATTGAAAACGGTGAGCATTCGGCCTCGCTATATTTTAATCTAGGAAATGCTTATTATAAATTAAACCGGGTAGCCCCGAGTATATATTACTATGAAAAAGCCCTGCAATTATCACCAAACGACAGTGACATAACAAACAATCTCCTGTATGCACAAAACATGACTGTAGATGCTATTGAAGTACTGCCGCAAACAGGGTTTTCTAAAATATTACAAGGTTTAATAGGAAAAGTATCATACAACACCTGGGCAATAACCTCAATTCTGTGTATGCTACTGTTTGTTATTACTTTTCTTGTTTATTATTTCTCTTCTTATCAAAACAAAAAGCGTTTATTCTTTATAATAAGTATTACTTCCCTGCTCTTTTCACTGCTTAGTCTGATTTTTGCATTTACCGGCTACAATTATGTAAACAGTAAAAAACCTGCTATAGTTTTTGCTAAAGAAACAGGAGTAAATGCCGAGCCAAACCATAGAAGCAATGAAATCTTTGTTTTGCATGAAGGCACCAAAGTAAATGTGGAAGAGGAAATGGGAGAATGGAAAAAAATTAAATTAGCCGACGGAAAAACAGGTTGGCTGCCTTCTACCGAAATAAAAGAAATTAAAGATTTTTAAAATACTTTAACATAAATTAAGAGCTTTAATATTATTTTTGCATCTATTCGTTGAAAAAAATGCTAAAATTTTTCATTCACATATTATTTTCTTTAGTATTGTCTTTTTCAATACTCGCTCCCTCCGTTGTAAATTTATTCAACGGAGAGGAAAAATATGTGTTTATTAATGATGCAAATGATGATGAAAACAAGACGGAATACAAAACAAAC includes:
- a CDS encoding tetratricopeptide repeat protein; its protein translation is MRSIIVAISFFLSFFTVSSQQTDNLFESANQLYNDGKYQEAINNYLKIIENGEHSASLYFNLGNAYYKLNRVAPSIYYYEKALQLSPNDSDITNNLLYAQNMTVDAIEVLPQTGFSKILQGLIGKVSYNTWAITSILCMLLFVITFLVYYFSSYQNKKRLFFIISITSLLFSLLSLIFAFTGYNYVNSKKPAIVFAKETGVNAEPNHRSNEIFVLHEGTKVNVEEEMGEWKKIKLADGKTGWLPSTEIKEIKDF